Proteins encoded within one genomic window of Pirellulales bacterium:
- a CDS encoding formylglycine-generating enzyme family protein codes for MFAIELKSVAARSLMLVVVASIHTANCASAATPAQEPFAGAMAGDQRTVLGVALSWCPPGKFAMGSPRNEPDRRPGENQVEVTLNRGFWIGKYEVTQGEWKRIVGELPGELTAGEGDDLPVYSMNFLEAEAFCAKVTEKAHTSGELPQDWVFRLPTEAQWEYACRAGTTTATSFGDKLSSKQANFQGKPYNGAEEGPSLKKMAKVGSYSPNPWGLYDMHGNAYEWCRDWFHIRLPGGVDPDLHDAKEGATPNQTRDLSRARRGGCWADEGWPLRSAFRLRFEPHRRADHIGMRVVAVRL; via the coding sequence ATGTTCGCCATTGAACTCAAAAGCGTCGCTGCTCGAAGTTTGATGCTCGTCGTCGTGGCGTCGATTCACACAGCGAATTGCGCGTCCGCCGCAACGCCTGCACAGGAACCTTTTGCCGGCGCAATGGCCGGCGACCAGCGCACTGTTCTCGGCGTTGCACTCAGTTGGTGTCCTCCGGGCAAGTTCGCAATGGGGAGCCCGCGTAACGAGCCAGACCGGCGGCCGGGTGAAAATCAGGTTGAAGTGACGCTCAACCGTGGGTTCTGGATCGGCAAGTACGAAGTCACGCAGGGAGAGTGGAAACGAATCGTCGGCGAGCTGCCCGGCGAACTCACGGCGGGCGAAGGTGATGACTTGCCGGTCTACTCGATGAACTTTCTCGAGGCTGAAGCGTTCTGTGCAAAGGTAACCGAAAAAGCCCACACTTCCGGCGAGCTTCCCCAGGATTGGGTGTTTCGTCTGCCGACTGAGGCTCAGTGGGAATACGCCTGTCGTGCCGGCACCACCACGGCGACATCGTTTGGCGATAAACTCAGCAGCAAGCAAGCGAACTTTCAGGGCAAGCCCTACAATGGCGCCGAAGAAGGACCATCGCTAAAGAAGATGGCCAAGGTCGGCAGCTATTCGCCGAATCCATGGGGCCTGTACGATATGCACGGCAACGCCTACGAGTGGTGCCGCGACTGGTTTCATATTCGACTACCCGGCGGTGTTGACCCCGACCTTCATGATGCCAAAGAAGGGGCAACTCCCAATCAGACTCGCGATTTATCGCGGGCCCGTCGAGGTGGTTGCTGGGCCGACGAAGGGTGGCCGTTGCGCTCGGCATTTCGTCTGCGCTTCGAGCCGCATCGCCGGGCGGACCATATCGGCATGCGCGTCGTCGCCGTTCGGCTGTAA
- a CDS encoding ParB/RepB/Spo0J family partition protein, whose protein sequence is MNKERRLGRGLEALLGRPADSYAARDTAPTEPTPAINEGGLQNVSVYEIDRNPYQPRRDFDDADIGSLADSIQEHGLLQPIVVRRQGDRFQLVAGERRLRAAIKAGLGEVSVQVRDVDDRQAAEIAIVENLQRKDLNALEKGASFQEYLERYQCTQDELAKRLKIDRSTVANLIRLLELPEDVQGALRSGAITQGHARALLALDNEHEQVEFCQRIQREGLSVRSVEDLVQQTVHAADEPQTLRLVTGEAEPRPARKSRSQHLASLEQQFRAALGTKVDIREAAKGRGRIVIHFKNHEEFDRLQDYLCDGGHDAQTQVG, encoded by the coding sequence ACGGCCCCCACTGAACCCACCCCGGCGATTAACGAAGGTGGCCTGCAGAACGTCAGCGTCTATGAGATTGATCGCAATCCTTATCAGCCGCGTCGCGACTTCGACGATGCGGATATCGGGTCGCTAGCTGATAGCATCCAAGAGCACGGTCTGCTGCAACCGATCGTCGTGCGCCGTCAAGGCGACCGCTTTCAACTCGTGGCCGGCGAACGCCGGTTGCGCGCCGCGATTAAGGCGGGCCTGGGCGAAGTATCCGTCCAGGTGCGCGACGTCGACGATCGTCAGGCGGCCGAGATTGCGATCGTTGAAAACCTGCAGCGCAAGGATCTGAACGCGCTCGAAAAGGGCGCGTCGTTCCAAGAGTACCTCGAGCGCTATCAATGCACACAGGATGAACTCGCCAAGCGGTTGAAGATTGACCGCTCGACCGTGGCCAACCTGATCCGCCTGCTCGAGCTGCCCGAGGACGTTCAAGGGGCCCTACGTTCAGGCGCGATCACGCAGGGGCATGCCCGGGCGCTGTTGGCCCTGGACAACGAACATGAACAAGTCGAGTTCTGTCAGCGCATCCAGCGCGAGGGTCTGAGCGTTCGCAGCGTCGAAGACCTGGTGCAACAAACGGTGCATGCGGCCGATGAGCCGCAAACGCTGCGACTGGTTACCGGTGAAGCCGAGCCTCGTCCGGCGCGTAAAAGCCGCAGCCAGCACTTGGCCTCCCTGGAGCAGCAGTTCCGCGCTGCGCTAGGCACGAAAGTCGACATCCGCGAGGCGGCCAAGGGGCGCGGGCGGATCGTGATCCATTTCAAGAACCACGAAGAATTCGACCGCTTGCAGGACTACCTCTGCGACGGCGGACATGACGCGCAGACCCAGGTGGGGTAA